A section of the Prionailurus bengalensis isolate Pbe53 chromosome C2, Fcat_Pben_1.1_paternal_pri, whole genome shotgun sequence genome encodes:
- the DPPA2 gene encoding developmental pluripotency-associated protein 2 translates to MAYSSYENSAQNVSEEALEEETVVLTLVPVNEETNEEHQVEPSVSSTSEVGLEMPGTNDKVCHLQMNEQFKSCPKHSCCNTPILPLPTSLPPVNKVRWDTLRNWCQQFNLSTDGRKIDVYLRLQKHAYSEINENIPKISPEDQLQSCSTKCKMATKRARIRKRCKKSEREEGINIVEVITSAQEGMLAAWSRIAARGSQSKSVNSRPIPVSVETFLLQASGVRWCVVHGRPLLADTKGWVRLQFHAGQAWVPDTPKRMISLFLLPACTFPSPGLEDNMLCPECAKRNKKIMKRLIAMGKERRRGLNTSTSFPLSGPYLNKE, encoded by the exons ATGGCGTACTCGAGTTATGAAAACAGCGCTCAG AATGTCTCTGAGGAGGCATTAGAGGAAGAAACTGTGGTTCTCACATTGGTTCCAGTTAATGAAGAAACTAATGAAGAACATCAGGTAGAACCAAGTGTTTCCTCAACTTCAGAAGTTGGCCTGGAGATGCCTGGGACAAACGATAAAG tttgtcatcttcaaatgaatgaacaattCAAGTCTTGTCCAAAACATAGTTGTTGTAATACACCGATCCTTCCCTTGCCAACCAGTTTGCCTCCAGTTAATAAAGTACGTTGGGACACTTTGCGAAACTGGTGCCAACAATTTAATTTGAGTACCGATGGCCGG AAAATAGATGTTTATTTGAGGCTCCAGAAACATGCTTACTCTGAAATAAATGAG AATATTCCTAAAATATCACCAGAGGACCAATTGCAGTCATGTTCGACAAAATGCAAGATGGCAACCAAGAGAGCAAGGATTCGGAAACGTTGTAAGAAGagtgaaagagaggaagggattAATATAGTTGAAGTGATAACTTCAGCACAAGAAGGCATGTTGGCAGCGTGGTCAAGAATTGCTGCAAGAGGCAGTCAATCCAAGTCTGTGAATTCACGTCCCATTCCTGTTTCCGTTGAGACTTTTCTGCTGCAAGCCTCTG gTGTCAGGTGGTGTGTGGTCCATGGCAGACCTCTCTTGGCAGACACAAAAGGTTGGGTTCGCCTGCAGTTTCATGCAGGTCAGGCCTGGGTGCCGGACACCCCCAAGAGGatgatttctctcttcctgttgcCCGCCTGTACTTTCCCATCCCCGGGCCTTGAAGATAATATGTTATGCCCTGAATGTGCTAAGAG GAATAAGAAGATAATGAAAAGATTAATTGCAATGGGGAAGGAGAGGCGACGTGGCTTGAATACATCAACATCTTTCCCTTTGAGTGGGCCATAtcttaataaagaataa